The Microbacterium sp. LKL04 sequence CGCCAGGTCATCGCGCTCGGCGAGATCTTCGGAAAGCAGGAAGAAGCGGCGACCCTCGTCGCCGACTTCGAGGCCGCCATCGATCGCGTGAAGGCCGCGTACGACACGAGCGAGACGGCAATGGGTCTCATCACCTCGGGCGGCGAGATCAACTACGCCGCGCCGACGACCGGTCGCACCCTCGGCCCGGTGTACGACATCCTCGGGCTGACCCCGGCGCTCGACTCCGAGGGCTCGACCGACCACCAGGGCGATGACATCTCGGTCGAGGCGGTCGCATCGTCGAACCCGGACTGGATCCTCGTGATGGATCGGGATGCCGCGGTCAGCGTCAACACCGACGAGGCGTACACGCCCGCCAATGACCTGATCAGCAACTCTGAGGCTCTGAAGAACGTGACCGCCGTGACCGAGGGCAACGTGGTCTACATGCCGCAGGGCACCTACCTGAACGAGGGCATCGAGACGTACACGCAGTTCTTCAACGACCTGGCCGACGCGCTCGAAGGTCGATGACCGACGCCCTGACGGCGCCCGCGGTGAGCCGACGCTCCCGCGGGCGCCTGCTCACCTGG is a genomic window containing:
- a CDS encoding siderophore ABC transporter substrate-binding protein, translating into MRSIRPLTATPLVALAAVILAGCASPTTEVEPAAEAEVTTVTVEDNHGEQTVTTPPKRVVATDNRTIAMLDSWGVEVVGAPLDIFPAGLSFKDDPNVANLGNHREPDLEAVVAADPDLIVNGQRFSTYYGDFQTLVPDATIVELDPRDGEPLDAELKRQVIALGEIFGKQEEAATLVADFEAAIDRVKAAYDTSETAMGLITSGGEINYAAPTTGRTLGPVYDILGLTPALDSEGSTDHQGDDISVEAVASSNPDWILVMDRDAAVSVNTDEAYTPANDLISNSEALKNVTAVTEGNVVYMPQGTYLNEGIETYTQFFNDLADALEGR